The Aggregicoccus sp. 17bor-14 genome window below encodes:
- the nuoK gene encoding NADH-quinone oxidoreductase subunit NuoK: protein MVPTQYYLFLAAALFCMGMFGVLTRRNALVVFMCVELMLNAANLTFLAFARQRGDSIGHISAFFVIAVAAAEAAIGLAIVIAVFRSRGSVNIDDMKTMKH, encoded by the coding sequence ATGGTCCCCACCCAATACTACCTCTTCCTCGCCGCGGCCCTCTTCTGCATGGGCATGTTCGGCGTGCTCACCCGCCGCAACGCGCTGGTGGTGTTCATGTGCGTGGAGCTGATGCTCAACGCCGCGAACCTCACCTTCCTCGCGTTCGCGCGCCAGCGCGGTGACAGCATCGGCCACATCTCTGCCTTCTTCGTCATCGCGGTGGCTGCCGCGGAGGCTGCCATCGGGCTCGCGATCGTCATCGCGGTGTTCCGCAGCCGCGGCAGCGTCAACATCGACGACATGAAGACGATGAAGCACTAG
- a CDS encoding NADH-quinone oxidoreductase subunit J, protein MNVELVLFFVFAVATLLSAGLVIFAKNPINSAMSLVASFFFLAGIYVLLWAHTIAALQVLVYAGAIMVLFLFVIMLLNLGETELGAPRLTLSRIAGGLAALGLFAGLALAIAHAPQVAGVMDAGSAASFGTLRALGVDLYTRWLFPFEAVSLLLLVSMVGAVVVSKSRI, encoded by the coding sequence GTGAACGTCGAGCTGGTCCTCTTCTTCGTCTTCGCGGTCGCCACCCTGCTGTCCGCGGGGCTGGTCATCTTCGCCAAGAACCCCATCAACTCGGCGATGAGCCTGGTGGCGAGCTTCTTCTTCCTCGCCGGCATCTACGTGCTGCTGTGGGCGCACACCATCGCGGCGCTGCAGGTGCTCGTGTACGCGGGCGCCATCATGGTGCTCTTCCTCTTCGTCATCATGCTCCTGAACCTGGGCGAGACGGAGCTGGGGGCCCCTCGCCTCACGCTCAGCCGCATCGCGGGCGGGCTCGCGGCGCTCGGCCTCTTCGCGGGCCTCGCGCTCGCCATCGCGCATGCGCCGCAGGTGGCCGGCGTGATGGACGCGGGCAGCGCCGCCAGCTTCGGCACGCTGCGCGCCCTGGGCGTGGACCTCTACACCCGCTGGCTCTTCCCCTTCGAGGCGGTGAGCCTGCTCCTGCTGGTGTCCATGGTCGGCGCGGTCGTCGTCTCCAAGAGCCGTATCTAA
- the nuoF gene encoding NADH-quinone oxidoreductase subunit NuoF, which yields MAAPVIEPLISKYWGSPQSWTLDAYRKRGGYEGLKKALEMAPAAVIDEVKKSNLRGRGGAGFPTGLKWSFVPKDSPKPKYLAVNGDESEPGTFKDRYILELDPHMMLEGIAIAAWALGVHTCYVYLRGEFKFPAERCQAAIDEAYKAGIFGKKVLGKDFELNCYLVRGAGAYICGEETALLESLEGKKGWPRLKPPFPAVVGLFGCPTVVNNVETLASVPHVFAMGPEKYAKLGTDKSGGTRLVCLSGTVNRPGVYECSMHTTFNDLIFGDAYGRGLPNGRKVKAVIPGGSSAPVLSPHELGTAMEFEALKPLQSMAGSGGVIVMDDRTCMVRSLWRVARFYAEESCGQCTPCREGTPWQTRLLRKIEEGRADMEDLELLSNVATSIAPYPPIGLGNTICALGDAAALPTHSFLMRFRAEFEAHIHEKRCPFGDKPWGEFGEWS from the coding sequence ATGGCGGCACCCGTGATCGAACCGCTCATCTCCAAGTACTGGGGCAGCCCCCAGTCCTGGACGCTGGACGCCTACCGCAAGCGCGGCGGCTACGAGGGCCTGAAGAAGGCGCTCGAGATGGCCCCGGCCGCCGTCATCGACGAGGTGAAGAAGAGCAACCTGCGCGGCCGCGGCGGCGCGGGCTTCCCCACCGGCCTCAAGTGGAGCTTCGTCCCCAAGGACAGCCCCAAGCCCAAGTACCTCGCCGTCAACGGTGACGAGAGCGAGCCGGGGACTTTTAAAGACCGCTACATCCTCGAGCTGGACCCGCACATGATGCTCGAGGGCATCGCCATCGCCGCGTGGGCGCTGGGCGTGCACACCTGCTACGTGTACCTGCGCGGCGAGTTCAAGTTCCCCGCCGAGCGCTGCCAGGCCGCCATCGACGAGGCCTACAAGGCCGGCATCTTCGGCAAGAAGGTGCTGGGCAAGGACTTCGAGCTCAACTGCTACCTGGTGCGCGGCGCGGGCGCGTACATCTGCGGCGAGGAGACGGCGCTGCTCGAGAGCCTCGAGGGCAAGAAGGGCTGGCCCCGGCTCAAGCCTCCGTTCCCCGCCGTCGTCGGCCTCTTCGGCTGCCCCACGGTGGTGAACAACGTGGAGACGCTCGCGAGCGTGCCGCACGTGTTCGCCATGGGCCCGGAGAAGTACGCGAAGCTGGGCACGGACAAGAGCGGCGGCACGCGCCTCGTCTGCCTCTCGGGCACGGTGAACCGCCCGGGCGTCTACGAGTGCAGCATGCACACCACCTTCAACGACCTCATCTTCGGGGACGCGTACGGCCGGGGCCTGCCCAACGGCCGCAAGGTGAAGGCGGTCATCCCCGGCGGCTCCAGCGCGCCGGTGCTCAGCCCGCACGAGCTCGGCACCGCGATGGAGTTCGAGGCGCTCAAGCCCCTGCAGAGCATGGCGGGCAGCGGCGGCGTCATCGTCATGGACGACCGCACCTGCATGGTGCGCAGCCTGTGGCGCGTGGCGCGCTTCTACGCCGAGGAGAGCTGCGGCCAGTGCACCCCCTGCCGCGAGGGCACCCCGTGGCAGACGCGCCTGCTGCGCAAGATCGAGGAGGGGCGCGCGGACATGGAGGACCTGGAGCTGCTCTCCAACGTGGCCACCTCCATCGCGCCCTACCCCCCCATCGGCCTGGGCAACACCATCTGCGCCCTGGGCGATGCGGCGGCGCTGCCCACCCATTCGTTCCTCATGCGGTTCCGCGCCGAGTTCGAGGCGCACATCCACGAGAAGCGCTGCCCGTTCGGCGACAAGCCGTGGGGCGAGTTCGGAGAGTGGTCGTGA
- the nuoE gene encoding NADH-quinone oxidoreductase subunit NuoE: MNTPLFTPDEQKKFDAEIAELLSHYPADRKSAAMLPALRALQAIKGWCPPEGLALVAERLGTTRERAYEVASFYVMYHLKKPGKYTVDVCTNLSCSLWGAEKMLAYLEQKLGLKAGEANERFFLRETECLASCGTAPCLQINEDHHESLTRAKLDALIDKLP, translated from the coding sequence CTGAACACCCCCCTCTTTACTCCCGACGAGCAGAAGAAGTTCGACGCGGAGATCGCTGAGCTCCTGAGCCACTACCCCGCGGACCGCAAGAGCGCCGCGATGCTGCCCGCGCTGCGCGCGCTGCAGGCCATCAAGGGGTGGTGCCCTCCCGAGGGCCTCGCGCTCGTCGCCGAGCGCCTCGGCACCACGCGCGAGCGCGCCTACGAGGTGGCCAGCTTCTACGTGATGTACCACCTGAAGAAGCCCGGCAAGTACACGGTGGACGTGTGCACCAACCTCTCCTGCAGCCTCTGGGGCGCGGAGAAGATGCTCGCCTACCTGGAGCAGAAGCTGGGCCTCAAGGCGGGCGAGGCCAACGAGCGCTTCTTCCTGCGCGAGACCGAGTGCCTCGCCTCCTGCGGCACCGCCCCCTGCCTGCAGATCAACGAAGACCACCACGAGAGCCTCACGCGCGCCAAGCTGGACGCGCTGATCGACAAGCTCCCGTAG